Proteins encoded within one genomic window of Streptomyces kaniharaensis:
- the dxr gene encoding 1-deoxy-D-xylulose-5-phosphate reductoisomerase, protein MTSLAHPQLRFTPTVQDPSGPRELVILGSTGSIGTQAIDVVLRNPDRFRVVALSAAGGRVELLAEQAVRLGVHTVAIADPAAEPALREALAAKAAGRPLPAVLVGPDAATELAASECHSVLNGITGSIGLRPTLAALRAGRVLVLANKESLIVGGPLVKALAKPGQIVPVDSEHTAIFQALAGGTRAEVRKLVVTASGGPFRGRTREQLAGVTAADALAHPTWAMGPVITINSATLVNKGLEVIEAHLLYDVPFDRIEVVVHPQSVVHSMVEFTDGSTLAQASPPDMRMPISLGLGWPDRVPDAAPGCDWTKAATWEFFPLDNDAFPAVELAREVGSLGGTFPAVFNAANEECVEAFLKGRLAFTGIVDTVAKVVAEHGNGPATAGTSLTVEDVLQAEDWARARARELASG, encoded by the coding sequence ATGACTTCGCTCGCCCATCCGCAGCTGCGTTTCACGCCCACCGTGCAGGACCCTTCCGGCCCCCGGGAGCTGGTGATCCTCGGTTCCACCGGATCGATCGGCACCCAGGCCATCGACGTGGTGCTCCGCAACCCGGACCGGTTCCGGGTGGTCGCCCTGTCGGCGGCCGGCGGCCGGGTGGAGCTGCTCGCCGAGCAGGCGGTGCGGCTGGGCGTCCACACGGTGGCGATCGCCGATCCGGCGGCCGAGCCGGCGCTGCGCGAGGCGCTGGCGGCGAAGGCGGCGGGTCGTCCGCTGCCGGCGGTGCTGGTGGGTCCGGACGCGGCGACCGAGCTGGCGGCGTCGGAGTGCCACTCGGTGCTGAACGGCATCACCGGGTCGATCGGGCTCCGGCCGACGCTGGCCGCGCTGCGGGCCGGCCGGGTGCTGGTGCTGGCCAACAAGGAGTCGCTGATCGTCGGCGGTCCGCTGGTGAAGGCGCTGGCGAAGCCGGGGCAGATCGTGCCGGTGGACTCCGAGCACACCGCGATCTTCCAGGCGCTGGCCGGCGGAACCCGGGCCGAGGTCCGCAAGCTGGTGGTGACCGCGAGCGGTGGCCCGTTCCGCGGCCGCACCCGTGAGCAGCTGGCCGGCGTGACGGCGGCCGACGCGCTGGCGCACCCGACCTGGGCCATGGGCCCGGTCATCACGATCAACTCCGCCACCCTGGTCAACAAGGGCCTGGAGGTGATCGAGGCGCACCTGCTGTACGACGTGCCGTTCGACCGGATCGAGGTCGTGGTCCATCCGCAGTCGGTGGTGCACTCGATGGTGGAGTTCACCGACGGTTCGACACTGGCGCAGGCCAGCCCGCCGGACATGCGGATGCCGATCTCGCTGGGTCTGGGCTGGCCGGACCGGGTGCCGGACGCCGCGCCCGGCTGCGACTGGACCAAGGCCGCCACCTGGGAGTTCTTCCCGCTGGACAACGACGCCTTCCCGGCGGTCGAGCTGGCCCGCGAGGTGGGCTCGCTGGGCGGGACCTTCCCGGCGGTGTTCAACGCGGCCAACGAGGAGTGCGTGGAGGCTTTCCTGAAGGGCCGCCTCGCCTTCACGGGAATCGTGGACACTGTTGCCAAGGTCGTGGCCGAGCACGGCAACGGGCCGGCGACCGCGGGAACTTCCCTGACCGTCGAGGACGTCCTGCAGGCGGAGGACTGGGCTCGCGCCCGCGCGCGCGAGCTGGCGTCGGGCTGA
- a CDS encoding NAD(P)-binding oxidoreductase yields MRTVIAGGHGQIALKLERLLAERGDRPAGIIRRPEQAHDLVDAGAEPLLLDLESTTAPQLAQLLAGADAVVFAAGAGPGSGAARKNTVDRDAAVLLADAAELAGVRRYLMISSMGADAAAHHPADPVFETYLRAKGAADDAVRARTALDWTVLRPGRLTDGPGTGLVRLAPAVGRGAVDRADVAAVLAALLREPGTAGQTLELVAGNATVEESVAAAAGHDG; encoded by the coding sequence ATGCGTACCGTCATCGCCGGGGGCCACGGACAGATCGCGCTGAAGCTCGAACGGCTGCTCGCCGAACGCGGCGACCGCCCGGCCGGGATCATCCGCCGCCCCGAACAGGCCCATGACCTGGTGGACGCCGGAGCCGAACCGCTGCTGCTCGACCTGGAATCCACCACCGCCCCGCAACTGGCCCAGCTGCTCGCCGGCGCCGACGCCGTGGTCTTCGCCGCCGGCGCCGGACCGGGCAGCGGCGCCGCCCGCAAGAACACCGTCGACCGCGACGCCGCCGTCCTGCTCGCCGACGCCGCCGAACTCGCCGGCGTCCGGCGCTACCTGATGATCTCCTCGATGGGCGCCGACGCCGCGGCCCACCACCCCGCCGACCCGGTCTTCGAGACCTACCTGCGGGCCAAGGGCGCCGCCGACGACGCCGTCCGGGCCCGCACGGCGCTCGACTGGACGGTGCTGCGGCCCGGGCGGCTCACCGACGGCCCCGGCACCGGCCTGGTCCGGCTCGCCCCCGCCGTCGGGCGCGGCGCGGTGGACCGGGCCGACGTCGCCGCCGTCCTGGCCGCCCTGCTGCGCGAACCCGGCACCGCCGGGCAGACCCTGGAGCTGGTCGCCGGGAACGCCACGGTCGAGGAGTCCGTCGCCGCCGCGGCCGGCCACGACGGCTGA
- a CDS encoding aldehyde dehydrogenase family protein: MTTTYDFWLAGRRASGDADFEVHNSWDGRLVGKVSIPTEAQVEEALDAAVAALPVFAATPAHVRAAALDHVAKRLAERSEEIARLITAENGKPIKWARGEVGRAVSVFRWAAEEARRTNGETMRLDTDPGGVGRFAVVRRFPRGVVLGIAPFNFPLNLVAHKVAPAIAVGAPIILKPAPATPLSALVLGEILAETELPAGSWSVLTVPNDRMPALVQDKRLPVISFTGSDKVGYQIMDSVPRKHCTLELGGNAAAVVLADWSSDADLDWAATRIAMFANYQGGQSCISVQRVIADASVYDALVEKVVAKVKAQVTGDPNDDATDVGPLVDENAAKRVESWVDDAVAKGAKVLAGGTREGATYAPTVLAELPADAILATAEAFGPVLSLHRVDGTDEAFAAVNDSPFGLQAGVFTHDLRTAFRAHRELEVGGVIIGDAPSYRADQMPYGGVKDSGVGREGVKYAMADYTVEKVMVLTGLDL; the protein is encoded by the coding sequence GTGACCACCACGTACGATTTCTGGCTCGCCGGCCGCCGGGCGAGCGGCGACGCCGACTTCGAGGTGCACAACAGCTGGGACGGCCGTCTGGTCGGCAAGGTGAGCATCCCGACCGAGGCGCAGGTCGAGGAAGCGCTGGACGCCGCCGTCGCCGCGCTGCCGGTGTTCGCCGCGACCCCGGCGCACGTGCGCGCGGCCGCGCTGGACCACGTGGCCAAGCGCCTGGCCGAACGCTCCGAGGAGATCGCCCGGCTGATCACCGCCGAGAACGGCAAGCCGATCAAGTGGGCCCGCGGCGAGGTCGGCCGTGCCGTCTCCGTGTTCCGCTGGGCCGCCGAGGAGGCCCGCCGTACCAACGGCGAGACGATGCGGCTGGACACCGACCCGGGCGGCGTGGGCCGTTTCGCGGTGGTGCGCCGCTTCCCGCGCGGCGTCGTGCTGGGCATCGCCCCGTTCAACTTCCCGCTGAACCTGGTCGCCCACAAGGTCGCCCCGGCGATCGCGGTCGGCGCCCCGATCATCCTGAAGCCGGCTCCGGCCACGCCGCTGTCGGCGCTGGTGCTGGGCGAGATCCTGGCCGAGACCGAGCTGCCGGCCGGTTCGTGGAGCGTTCTGACGGTGCCGAACGACCGGATGCCGGCGCTGGTGCAGGACAAGCGCCTGCCGGTGATCTCGTTCACCGGTTCGGACAAGGTCGGCTACCAGATCATGGACTCGGTGCCGCGCAAGCACTGCACCCTGGAGCTGGGCGGCAACGCCGCGGCCGTGGTGCTCGCGGACTGGTCCTCGGACGCCGACCTGGACTGGGCGGCCACCCGGATCGCGATGTTCGCCAACTACCAGGGCGGCCAGTCCTGCATCTCGGTGCAGCGGGTGATCGCCGACGCGTCGGTGTACGACGCGCTGGTGGAGAAGGTCGTGGCCAAGGTGAAGGCCCAGGTCACGGGTGACCCGAACGACGACGCGACGGACGTCGGCCCGCTGGTGGACGAGAACGCCGCGAAGCGCGTGGAGTCCTGGGTGGACGACGCGGTCGCCAAGGGCGCCAAGGTGCTGGCCGGCGGTACCCGCGAGGGCGCGACCTACGCCCCGACCGTGCTGGCCGAGCTGCCGGCCGACGCGATCCTGGCCACGGCCGAGGCGTTCGGCCCGGTCCTGTCGCTGCACCGGGTGGACGGTACGGACGAGGCGTTCGCGGCCGTCAACGACTCGCCGTTCGGCCTGCAGGCGGGTGTGTTCACGCACGACCTGCGGACCGCCTTCCGCGCCCACCGGGAGCTGGAGGTCGGCGGTGTGATCATCGGCGACGCGCCGTCCTACCGCGCCGACCAGATGCCGTACGGCGGCGTCAAGGACTCCGGCGTGGGTCGCGAGGGCGTCAAGTACGCGATGGCCGACTACACCGTCGAGAAGGTCATGGTCCTCACCGGCCTCGACCTCTGA
- a CDS encoding PucR family transcriptional regulator: MPPTLASVVRNSSLHLTVLAGADHLERPVRWVHTSELDDPTPFLEGGELLLTTGIKLGRTAAQLQAYVHRLADAGVVGLGLGVGLSHTEVPQPLVDAAAQRGLPLLRVPEPTPFIAISKVVSAALAAEQYEAVTTSFEAQEELTRAALGKDGTTAVVRRLAARLGGWAALYDGSGALSVVAPDWAARRAGRLAAEVDRLRRRPAPSSAALQGRSPGIDTADEDYVVVQSLGADRRARGFLAVGTEDRITPTERYVLNAAVALLTLTLERSRELRQAEERMGAALLRMVLAGEVATARQVALGLFGGLPEGTIRVLVAGAGPSVDAADALTELGDRAEQAGSRVGEKLLVAREDGAHGPRLMVLALDNGAVHRACLGVVEEHEGLSLGVSAPAALEEAGTAHAQAERALAVALRGGRRSVDHEEVGAGSLLPLLGEDAVTAFAEGLLRPLREHDRTARGDLVASLRAWLSRHGQWDAAAADLGVHRHTLRYRMRRVEELLGRSLDDTDVRMELWLALRSGEE; encoded by the coding sequence ATGCCTCCCACACTCGCCTCCGTCGTCCGCAACAGTTCGCTCCATCTGACGGTTCTCGCCGGCGCGGACCATCTGGAGCGGCCGGTCCGCTGGGTGCACACCAGTGAGCTGGACGACCCGACGCCGTTCCTCGAGGGTGGTGAGCTGCTGCTCACCACCGGTATCAAGCTGGGCCGTACCGCCGCGCAGTTGCAGGCGTACGTGCACCGGCTGGCCGATGCCGGGGTGGTGGGCCTGGGGCTGGGGGTCGGGCTGTCGCACACGGAGGTGCCGCAGCCGCTGGTGGATGCGGCGGCGCAGCGGGGGCTGCCGTTGCTGCGGGTGCCGGAGCCGACGCCGTTCATCGCGATCAGCAAGGTGGTGTCGGCGGCGCTGGCTGCGGAGCAGTACGAGGCGGTGACGACGAGTTTCGAGGCGCAGGAGGAGCTGACCCGGGCTGCCCTGGGCAAGGACGGCACGACGGCCGTGGTGCGCCGTCTGGCGGCGCGGCTGGGGGGCTGGGCGGCGCTGTACGACGGGTCGGGTGCGCTGTCGGTGGTGGCGCCGGACTGGGCGGCTCGCCGGGCGGGGCGGCTGGCGGCGGAGGTGGACCGGCTGCGGCGGCGTCCGGCGCCGTCGAGTGCCGCGTTGCAGGGGCGGTCGCCGGGGATAGACACGGCGGACGAGGACTACGTGGTGGTCCAGTCGCTGGGGGCGGACCGGCGGGCCCGGGGTTTCCTGGCGGTGGGGACCGAGGACCGGATCACGCCGACCGAGCGGTACGTGCTGAACGCGGCGGTGGCGCTGCTGACCCTCACCCTGGAGCGCTCGCGCGAGCTGCGGCAGGCGGAGGAGCGGATGGGCGCGGCGCTGCTGCGGATGGTGCTGGCGGGTGAGGTGGCGACGGCCCGGCAGGTGGCGCTGGGGCTGTTCGGCGGTCTGCCGGAGGGGACGATACGGGTCCTGGTGGCCGGGGCCGGGCCGAGTGTGGATGCCGCGGATGCCCTGACGGAGCTGGGCGACCGCGCGGAGCAGGCGGGTTCCCGGGTGGGCGAGAAGCTGCTGGTGGCGCGGGAGGACGGTGCGCACGGGCCGCGGCTGATGGTGCTGGCGCTGGACAACGGTGCCGTCCACCGGGCCTGCCTCGGCGTGGTCGAGGAGCACGAGGGCCTGTCGCTGGGTGTGTCGGCGCCGGCCGCCCTGGAGGAGGCGGGGACGGCGCACGCGCAGGCCGAGCGGGCGCTGGCGGTGGCGCTGCGTGGTGGCCGGCGGTCGGTGGACCACGAGGAGGTCGGCGCGGGTTCGCTGCTGCCGCTGCTGGGGGAGGACGCGGTGACGGCGTTCGCGGAGGGGCTGCTGCGGCCGCTGCGCGAGCACGACCGGACGGCCCGCGGTGATCTGGTGGCCTCGCTGCGGGCGTGGCTGTCCAGACATGGGCAGTGGGATGCCGCGGCGGCGGATCTGGGGGTGCACCGGCACACGCTGCGCTACCGGATGCGCCGGGTCGAGGAGTTGCTCGGGCGTTCGCTGGACGACACCGACGTGCGCATGGAGTTGTGGCTGGCGCTCCGCTCGGGTGAGGAGTAG
- a CDS encoding ATP-binding protein, translating to MAQDGAHHHGDRTTTPPPPLPHQRPPGRTSGVPVFDLPAWASAPRPEAEPGIYRLGYRQVDPERAEAAQVAAWPLLLRAAINALVGWFAYLYGTQLLTYVLVWFGGQMGIGPLASPSESEAMFTLLVANAFVIGVAIKLFGRMGRWPEVWRRYVAPLLSRTVTQEERAEEGAAAVEAVRQLDPWAGLRQGGAAAAAGRLDGEAVGDVDYVRIQRAWESAQADPVFVPAFVEQVAARGAAAFAHPSEARELPGRAERHDLLLRQVCLGTSQDVPKNPLPHRAAGFALDPAVLGTSLLAVGPAGTGKTARLARPVAEALCLQALAGTACAVVIGAGDADLGPDGWYDVVIAPGDPASVYGLDLYGAARDPDEAAARLAEALLPDELTARAESARTALQQVVGPFHAAHRRYPGVRELRALLGGEPDALAALVKALGAAGRLGAYERDLEHRERQRGRADDPGALLADRLALLDRPAFEGAFATDGTGRPPFAMRVLDHPLRVRVKLPERSHPEAARMLSRLVVGQFVQAAGAREDHSLFAGLVVDDASAALDAATVRGVQRMRGANAGAVLLLRTLVDLPEALRAPLFGAVGCRMAFPGIAPWDGRLFSEAWGTHLVQETAVTHTPDTSGGVIRRAGRLGRKALSGTTAQTESVTTRDVERLRWSPSDLAHALPAGHAVVSLTAVSGEQVPPLLVDLRG from the coding sequence ATGGCACAGGACGGGGCACACCACCACGGCGACCGGACCACCACACCCCCGCCCCCGCTGCCACACCAGCGGCCCCCCGGCCGGACCTCCGGCGTTCCCGTATTCGACCTCCCTGCCTGGGCCTCCGCTCCGCGCCCGGAGGCCGAACCGGGCATCTACCGGCTGGGCTACCGCCAGGTGGACCCGGAACGGGCGGAGGCGGCTCAGGTCGCAGCCTGGCCACTGCTGCTGCGGGCGGCGATCAACGCGCTGGTGGGGTGGTTCGCCTATCTCTATGGCACACAGCTGCTGACGTATGTCCTCGTCTGGTTTGGGGGGCAGATGGGCATTGGCCCGCTTGCTTCGCCGTCCGAGTCAGAGGCGATGTTCACGCTCCTGGTGGCCAACGCGTTCGTGATCGGCGTGGCTATCAAGCTCTTCGGCCGCATGGGCCGGTGGCCCGAGGTGTGGCGTCGGTACGTGGCCCCGCTGCTGTCGCGGACGGTGACGCAGGAGGAGCGCGCCGAGGAGGGCGCTGCGGCGGTGGAGGCGGTGCGGCAGCTGGACCCCTGGGCCGGGCTGCGGCAGGGCGGGGCGGCTGCGGCGGCGGGGCGGCTGGACGGGGAGGCGGTCGGCGACGTCGACTACGTGCGGATCCAGCGAGCGTGGGAGTCGGCGCAGGCGGATCCGGTGTTCGTTCCGGCGTTCGTCGAGCAGGTGGCGGCGCGCGGTGCGGCGGCGTTCGCGCATCCGTCCGAGGCGCGCGAGCTGCCGGGCCGGGCCGAGCGGCACGATCTGCTGCTCCGTCAGGTCTGTCTCGGTACCAGCCAGGACGTGCCGAAGAACCCGCTGCCGCACCGGGCGGCCGGGTTTGCGCTGGATCCGGCGGTGCTCGGCACCTCGCTGTTGGCGGTGGGTCCGGCCGGGACCGGGAAGACGGCGCGCCTTGCCCGGCCGGTGGCGGAGGCGCTCTGTCTGCAGGCGTTGGCCGGTACCGCGTGCGCGGTGGTGATCGGGGCTGGGGACGCGGATCTCGGGCCGGACGGCTGGTACGACGTGGTGATCGCGCCCGGCGACCCGGCGTCGGTGTACGGGCTGGATCTGTACGGGGCGGCGCGGGATCCGGACGAGGCGGCGGCCCGGCTGGCCGAGGCGCTGCTGCCGGACGAGCTGACCGCCCGGGCGGAGAGTGCCCGGACGGCGTTGCAGCAGGTGGTGGGCCCGTTCCACGCCGCGCACCGCCGCTACCCGGGGGTCCGCGAGCTGCGGGCGCTGCTGGGCGGCGAGCCGGACGCGCTGGCGGCGTTGGTGAAGGCGCTCGGGGCGGCCGGCCGGCTGGGCGCGTACGAGCGGGACCTGGAGCACCGGGAGCGTCAGCGCGGCCGGGCGGACGATCCCGGGGCGCTGCTGGCGGACCGGTTGGCGCTGCTGGACCGACCGGCATTCGAGGGGGCGTTCGCGACGGACGGCACCGGCCGGCCCCCGTTCGCGATGCGGGTGCTGGACCATCCGCTGCGGGTGCGGGTGAAGCTGCCGGAGCGGAGCCACCCGGAGGCGGCGCGGATGCTGTCGCGGCTGGTGGTGGGCCAGTTCGTGCAGGCGGCCGGGGCCCGTGAGGACCATTCGCTGTTCGCCGGCCTCGTGGTGGACGACGCCTCGGCGGCGCTGGACGCGGCGACCGTGCGCGGGGTGCAGCGGATGCGGGGCGCGAACGCGGGCGCGGTGCTGTTGTTGCGGACGCTGGTGGATCTGCCGGAGGCGCTGCGGGCGCCGTTGTTCGGCGCGGTCGGTTGCCGGATGGCGTTTCCGGGGATCGCGCCGTGGGACGGCCGGCTGTTCTCGGAGGCCTGGGGGACGCATCTGGTGCAGGAGACGGCGGTGACGCACACCCCGGACACCTCGGGCGGGGTGATAAGGCGGGCCGGGCGGTTGGGGCGGAAGGCGTTGTCGGGGACGACGGCGCAGACGGAGTCGGTGACGACGCGGGATGTGGAGCGGTTGCGGTGGTCGCCGTCGGATCTGGCGCACGCGTTGCCGGCGGGGCATGCGGTGGTGTCGTTGACGGCGGTGTCGGGGGAGCAGGTGCCGCCGTTGCTGGTGGATCTCCGGGGGTGA
- the gabT gene encoding 4-aminobutyrate--2-oxoglutarate transaminase, which translates to MSAATPLPQERRLVTAIPGPKSQELQARKLGAVAAGVGTTLPVYVSRANGGVLEDVDGNSLIDFGSGIAVTNVGNSAEAVVAKASEQLAAFTHTCFMVTPYEGYVAVAEQLNELTPGNHEKRTALFNSGAEAVENAVKIARAYTKRTAVVVFDHGYHGRTNLTMGLTAKNMPYKQGFGPFAPEIYRVPVAYPYRWLTGAENCAAEAAAQAIDIINKQIGADNVAAIIIEPLQGEGGFIEPAKGFLPAIAEFAKANGIVFVADEIQTGFCRTGQWFACEDEDIVPDLITTAKGIAGGLPLAAVTGRAEIMDAAHAGGLGGTYGGNPVACAAALGAIETMKEQDLNGKAQRIGEIMLGRLRAMQEKFDIIGEVRGRGAMIAIELVKAGGKEPNAEATAAIAKACHAEGLVVLTAGTYGNVLRFLPPLVMPEHLLNEGLDILEGAFAAV; encoded by the coding sequence ATGAGCGCCGCAACGCCGCTCCCGCAGGAGCGCCGCCTGGTCACCGCGATCCCCGGTCCGAAGTCGCAGGAGCTGCAGGCCCGCAAGCTGGGTGCGGTGGCGGCCGGTGTCGGCACCACCCTGCCGGTGTACGTGTCCCGCGCCAACGGCGGCGTGCTGGAGGACGTGGACGGCAACTCGCTGATCGACTTCGGTTCCGGTATCGCCGTGACCAACGTCGGCAACAGCGCCGAGGCCGTGGTGGCGAAGGCGAGCGAGCAGCTGGCCGCGTTCACCCACACCTGCTTCATGGTGACCCCGTACGAGGGTTACGTGGCCGTCGCCGAGCAGCTGAACGAGCTGACCCCGGGTAACCACGAGAAGCGCACCGCGCTGTTCAACTCGGGCGCCGAGGCGGTCGAGAACGCGGTGAAGATCGCCCGCGCCTACACCAAGCGCACTGCCGTCGTGGTGTTCGACCACGGCTACCACGGCCGCACGAACCTGACCATGGGCCTGACGGCGAAGAACATGCCGTACAAGCAGGGCTTCGGCCCGTTCGCCCCGGAGATCTACCGGGTGCCGGTGGCCTACCCGTACCGCTGGCTGACGGGTGCGGAGAACTGCGCCGCCGAGGCCGCCGCGCAGGCGATCGACATCATCAACAAGCAGATCGGCGCGGATAACGTCGCCGCGATCATCATCGAGCCGCTGCAGGGCGAGGGCGGCTTCATCGAGCCGGCCAAGGGCTTCCTGCCGGCGATCGCGGAGTTCGCGAAGGCGAACGGCATCGTGTTCGTCGCGGACGAGATCCAGACCGGTTTCTGCCGCACCGGCCAGTGGTTCGCGTGCGAGGACGAGGACATCGTCCCGGACCTGATCACCACCGCGAAGGGCATCGCCGGCGGTCTGCCGCTGGCCGCGGTGACCGGTCGCGCCGAGATCATGGACGCCGCGCACGCGGGCGGTCTGGGCGGCACCTACGGCGGCAACCCCGTGGCGTGTGCCGCCGCGCTGGGTGCCATCGAGACGATGAAGGAGCAGGACCTCAACGGCAAGGCGCAGCGGATCGGCGAGATCATGCTGGGCCGCCTGCGGGCGATGCAGGAGAAGTTCGACATCATCGGCGAGGTCCGCGGCCGCGGTGCGATGATCGCGATCGAGCTGGTGAAGGCGGGCGGCAAGGAGCCGAACGCGGAGGCCACGGCGGCGATCGCGAAGGCCTGCCACGCCGAGGGCCTGGTGGTGCTGACCGCCGGCACGTACGGCAACGTGCTGCGCTTCCTGCCGCCGCTGGTCATGCCGGAGCACCTCCTGAACGAGGGCCTGGACATCCTGGAGGGCGCGTTCGCCGCGGTCTGA
- a CDS encoding phosphatase PAP2 family protein, translated as MLVSWQVAVDGPLLGLDRLVRHDVGSARHDLHSALLDRLGHALADLGSSVPAIPVLLVAGGLAAWRSRRAGAARWWLPMPVAALTSGLIPLLVVPAKAAFARPGPLGDPLLPGQWGWYPSGHTATATLSYGVAVLLLARTAGVHVARVLRAVAVLLAVGVGAGLVWSDFHWLLDVVASWCLAALVLWSLARWLPRPGGGGRTQASGSSASGSSLR; from the coding sequence GTGCTGGTGTCGTGGCAGGTGGCGGTGGACGGGCCGCTGCTCGGGCTGGACCGCCTGGTCCGGCACGATGTCGGGTCGGCCCGGCACGATCTGCACAGTGCGCTTCTCGATCGCCTCGGCCATGCCCTGGCGGATCTGGGCAGTTCCGTCCCGGCGATCCCGGTGCTGTTGGTCGCGGGCGGGCTGGCCGCGTGGCGGTCGCGCCGGGCGGGGGCGGCCCGCTGGTGGCTTCCGATGCCGGTGGCGGCGCTGACGTCGGGGCTGATCCCGCTGCTGGTGGTGCCCGCGAAGGCGGCGTTCGCCCGGCCGGGCCCGCTGGGAGATCCGCTGCTGCCGGGGCAGTGGGGCTGGTACCCGTCCGGGCACACCGCCACCGCGACGCTGTCGTACGGGGTGGCGGTGCTGCTGTTGGCCCGGACGGCCGGGGTGCACGTGGCTCGCGTGTTGAGGGCGGTGGCGGTGCTGCTGGCCGTCGGGGTCGGCGCCGGGCTGGTGTGGAGCGACTTCCACTGGCTGCTGGACGTGGTGGCCAGTTGGTGCCTGGCCGCCCTAGTGCTGTGGTCGCTCGCGAGGTGGCTGCCGCGGCCGGGCGGCGGGGGACGGACTCAGGCCTCGGGCTCGTCGGCCTCGGGCTCGTCGTTGCGGTGA
- a CDS encoding DUF2218 domain-containing protein, translated as MPRSEARVATDRPARYAKQLAAHMGRRIEAAFSEETGRGTLTFGAGTATLEAQAGALLLTVEGERENLPGLEDVVGRHLVRFGARDELVVEWHRDNGEPGLVHRNDEPEADEPEA; from the coding sequence GTGCCCCGCTCCGAAGCCCGTGTCGCCACCGACCGCCCCGCCCGCTACGCCAAGCAGCTCGCCGCCCACATGGGCCGCAGGATCGAGGCCGCCTTCTCCGAGGAGACCGGCCGCGGCACCCTGACCTTCGGCGCCGGCACCGCCACCCTGGAGGCCCAGGCCGGCGCGCTGCTGCTCACCGTCGAAGGCGAGCGCGAGAACCTGCCAGGCCTCGAAGACGTCGTCGGCCGCCACCTCGTCCGCTTCGGCGCCCGCGACGAACTCGTCGTCGAATGGCACCGCGACAACGGCGAGCCCGGCCTGGTTCACCGCAACGACGAGCCCGAGGCCGACGAGCCCGAGGCCTGA
- a CDS encoding MarR family winged helix-turn-helix transcriptional regulator, whose translation MTTTPTDDPASSSSTPAAGPADTAAELADAMTRAIKRIRRRTSERLEPYGITPGQGRALRALAHAPGCELPDRAMRLSDLADRLHIAPRSATTVVDALEEAGLVERSPDPADRRAVRILLTEAGRAAVERIGQVRHEVAQEYFGEVSPADQDVLLRVLRAAETRYAAATPPRRPGPPGAAR comes from the coding sequence ATGACCACCACGCCGACCGACGACCCGGCGAGCTCCTCCTCCACCCCCGCGGCGGGCCCTGCGGACACCGCCGCCGAGCTGGCGGACGCGATGACCCGGGCGATCAAGCGGATCCGCCGCCGCACCAGCGAGCGGCTGGAGCCGTACGGCATCACCCCCGGCCAGGGCCGGGCGCTGCGTGCGCTCGCCCACGCGCCCGGGTGCGAGCTGCCGGACCGCGCGATGCGACTGAGCGATCTCGCGGACCGGCTGCACATCGCCCCCCGCTCGGCCACCACGGTGGTCGACGCGCTGGAGGAGGCTGGCCTGGTCGAGCGCAGCCCCGACCCGGCCGACCGGCGCGCCGTCCGGATCCTGCTGACCGAGGCGGGCCGCGCGGCGGTGGAGCGGATCGGGCAGGTGCGGCACGAGGTGGCGCAGGAGTACTTCGGCGAGGTCAGTCCGGCCGACCAGGACGTGCTGCTGCGAGTGCTGCGCGCCGCCGAGACCCGGTACGCAGCCGCCACGCCGCCGCGGCGGCCAGGGCCTCCGGGCGCAGCGCGGTGA
- a CDS encoding ZIP family metal transporter, whose protein sequence is MTLVGGFVAQRTGDRRHLVLGFAAGLMLGVVAFDLLPEALRQAPGEVHGVPQALLMFAAGFLTIHVVERAVAIHRGHEGEYAEHTHGHHGHSHRVGHEGVGLTAALALVGHSVMDGFAIGAAFQAGTTVGTVVAIAVVAHDFADGFNTYTITRLYGNNRRRAVTLLAADALAPVSGAAITLAFTISEHLLGLYLGFFSGFLLYLATSDILPEAHSPHPSRSTLLCTLAGVGFMWLVIGFAT, encoded by the coding sequence ATGACCCTGGTCGGCGGGTTCGTCGCCCAGCGCACCGGCGACCGGCGCCACCTGGTGCTCGGCTTCGCCGCCGGACTCATGCTCGGCGTCGTCGCCTTCGACCTCCTGCCCGAGGCCCTGCGCCAGGCGCCCGGAGAGGTGCACGGTGTGCCGCAGGCGCTGCTGATGTTCGCGGCCGGCTTCCTCACCATCCACGTGGTGGAGCGCGCGGTCGCCATCCACCGCGGCCACGAGGGCGAGTACGCCGAGCACACCCACGGCCACCACGGGCACAGCCACCGCGTCGGGCACGAGGGTGTCGGTCTGACCGCAGCTTTGGCCCTGGTCGGGCACAGCGTGATGGACGGCTTCGCGATCGGTGCCGCCTTCCAGGCGGGCACCACGGTCGGTACGGTCGTCGCCATCGCCGTCGTCGCCCACGACTTCGCCGACGGCTTCAACACCTACACGATCACCCGGCTCTACGGGAACAACCGGCGGCGCGCGGTCACCCTGCTGGCCGCGGACGCGCTCGCCCCGGTGTCCGGCGCGGCGATCACCCTGGCGTTCACCATCTCCGAGCACCTGCTCGGCCTCTACCTCGGCTTCTTCTCCGGCTTCCTGCTCTACCTGGCGACCTCCGACATCCTCCCCGAGGCCCACAGCCCGCACCCCTCGCGCAGCACCCTGCTCTGCACCCTCGCCGGGGTCGGCTTCATGTGGCTCGTGATCGGCTTCGCCACCTGA